The proteins below come from a single Alligator mississippiensis isolate rAllMis1 chromosome 2, rAllMis1, whole genome shotgun sequence genomic window:
- the TMED8 gene encoding protein TMED8 isoform X3 — translation MADAPPAAARPEPPEGAAPSENESSAQNPEPAIASLESKALPCRPQIGLPINTGSVENSRKEDDASEDQDVARPGETLADQIQPLKEEAIVQMTNYRVPQGSGDIVMIQSEHTGAVDILSAELETADLLGEQRKAQPPPLAPASTWTTCKMKEFKTKMGKEKNGRMVVRRGEVVTVRVPTHPDGKRVCWEFATDDYDIGFGVYFDWTPVTSTAITVQVSESSDEEDEDEEEEIEGLTPVGDVERGSKSYLRNRYGEIMPVYRRDSHRDVQAGSHDYPGEGIYLLKFDNSYSLLRNKILFFHVYYTS, via the exons ATGGCGGAcgcgccgcccgccgccgcccggcCGGAGCCGCCGGAGGGGGCCGCGCCCTCAG AGAATGAGTCGTCAGCCCAAAATCCTGAACCTGCAATCGCCTCGTTGGAGTCCAAGGCTTTGCCGTGCAG GCCGCAGATTGGATTACCGATAAATACAGGCTCTGTAGAGAATTCCAGAAAAGAGGATGATGCATCAGAGGACCAGGATGTGGCCAGACCTGGTGAGACACTTGCTGACCAGATACAGCCCCTTAAGGAG GAAGCCATAGTGCAGATGACCAACTACCGTGTGCCTCAAGGATCAGGTGATATTGTTATGATACAGTCGGAACACACAGGTGCAGTGGATATCCTCTCTGCAGAGCTGGAGACTGCAGACCTCCTCGGTGAGCAGAGGAAAG CTCAGCCGCcacctctggctccagcctccactTGGACCACTTGCAAGATGAAGGAATTCAAGACCAAAATGGGAAAGGAGAAGAATGGTCGGATGGTGGTGAGACGGGGTGAGGTGGTGACGGTCCGGGTGCCAACCCACCCTGATGGGAAGCGTGTCTGCTGGGAGTTTGCAACAGATGACTATGATATTGGCTTCGGGGTCTATTTTGACTGGACTCCTGTCACCAGCACTGCCATTACTGTGCAGGTCAGTGAATCAAGTGacgaagaagatgaagatgaagaggAGGAGATTGAAG GACTCACCCCAGTTGGAGATGTGGAAAGGGGCTCCAAGAGCTATCTGCGAAACCGCTATGGTGAGATCATGCCTGTGTATCGGAGGGACAGCCACCGTGacgtgcaggcaggcagccatgaTTATCCAGGCGAAGGCATCTACTTGCTCAAATTTGACAACTCCTACTCCCTTCTGCGCAACAAGATCCTGTTCTTTCATGTATATTACACCAGCTGA
- the TMED8 gene encoding protein TMED8 isoform X2: protein MADAPPAAARPEPPEGAAPSENESSAQNPEPAIASLESKALPCRPQIGLPINTGSVENSRKEDDASEDQDVARPGETLADQIQPLKERTPTRINTMLKIAARFIRLFLKRWDIGRLAEPRSYPKEAIVQMTNYRVPQGSGDIVMIQSEHTGAVDILSAELETADLLGEQRKAQPPPLAPASTWTTCKMKEFKTKMGKEKNGRMVVRRGEVVTVRVPTHPDGKRVCWEFATDDYDIGFGVYFDWTPVTSTAITVQVSESSDEEDEDEEEEIEGLTPVGDVERGSKSYLRNRYGEIMPVYRRDSHRDVQAGSHDYPGEGIYLLKFDNSYSLLRNKILFFHVYYTS, encoded by the exons ATGGCGGAcgcgccgcccgccgccgcccggcCGGAGCCGCCGGAGGGGGCCGCGCCCTCAG AGAATGAGTCGTCAGCCCAAAATCCTGAACCTGCAATCGCCTCGTTGGAGTCCAAGGCTTTGCCGTGCAG GCCGCAGATTGGATTACCGATAAATACAGGCTCTGTAGAGAATTCCAGAAAAGAGGATGATGCATCAGAGGACCAGGATGTGGCCAGACCTGGTGAGACACTTGCTGACCAGATACAGCCCCTTAAGGAG AGAACCCCAACTCGCATAAATACGATGTTGAAAATTGCAGCAAGATTCATACGGCTTTTTTTGAAACGTTGGGATATTGGTCGGTTAGCTGAGCCCAGAAGTTATCCAAAG GAAGCCATAGTGCAGATGACCAACTACCGTGTGCCTCAAGGATCAGGTGATATTGTTATGATACAGTCGGAACACACAGGTGCAGTGGATATCCTCTCTGCAGAGCTGGAGACTGCAGACCTCCTCGGTGAGCAGAGGAAAG CTCAGCCGCcacctctggctccagcctccactTGGACCACTTGCAAGATGAAGGAATTCAAGACCAAAATGGGAAAGGAGAAGAATGGTCGGATGGTGGTGAGACGGGGTGAGGTGGTGACGGTCCGGGTGCCAACCCACCCTGATGGGAAGCGTGTCTGCTGGGAGTTTGCAACAGATGACTATGATATTGGCTTCGGGGTCTATTTTGACTGGACTCCTGTCACCAGCACTGCCATTACTGTGCAGGTCAGTGAATCAAGTGacgaagaagatgaagatgaagaggAGGAGATTGAAG GACTCACCCCAGTTGGAGATGTGGAAAGGGGCTCCAAGAGCTATCTGCGAAACCGCTATGGTGAGATCATGCCTGTGTATCGGAGGGACAGCCACCGTGacgtgcaggcaggcagccatgaTTATCCAGGCGAAGGCATCTACTTGCTCAAATTTGACAACTCCTACTCCCTTCTGCGCAACAAGATCCTGTTCTTTCATGTATATTACACCAGCTGA
- the TMED8 gene encoding protein TMED8 isoform X4 has translation MLKIAARFIRLFLKRWDIGRLAEPRSYPKEAIVQMTNYRVPQGSGDIVMIQSEHTGAVDILSAELETADLLGEQRKAQPPPLAPASTWTTCKMKEFKTKMGKEKNGRMVVRRGEVVTVRVPTHPDGKRVCWEFATDDYDIGFGVYFDWTPVTSTAITVQVSESSDEEDEDEEEEIEGLTPVGDVERGSKSYLRNRYGEIMPVYRRDSHRDVQAGSHDYPGEGIYLLKFDNSYSLLRNKILFFHVYYTS, from the exons ATGTTGAAAATTGCAGCAAGATTCATACGGCTTTTTTTGAAACGTTGGGATATTGGTCGGTTAGCTGAGCCCAGAAGTTATCCAAAG GAAGCCATAGTGCAGATGACCAACTACCGTGTGCCTCAAGGATCAGGTGATATTGTTATGATACAGTCGGAACACACAGGTGCAGTGGATATCCTCTCTGCAGAGCTGGAGACTGCAGACCTCCTCGGTGAGCAGAGGAAAG CTCAGCCGCcacctctggctccagcctccactTGGACCACTTGCAAGATGAAGGAATTCAAGACCAAAATGGGAAAGGAGAAGAATGGTCGGATGGTGGTGAGACGGGGTGAGGTGGTGACGGTCCGGGTGCCAACCCACCCTGATGGGAAGCGTGTCTGCTGGGAGTTTGCAACAGATGACTATGATATTGGCTTCGGGGTCTATTTTGACTGGACTCCTGTCACCAGCACTGCCATTACTGTGCAGGTCAGTGAATCAAGTGacgaagaagatgaagatgaagaggAGGAGATTGAAG GACTCACCCCAGTTGGAGATGTGGAAAGGGGCTCCAAGAGCTATCTGCGAAACCGCTATGGTGAGATCATGCCTGTGTATCGGAGGGACAGCCACCGTGacgtgcaggcaggcagccatgaTTATCCAGGCGAAGGCATCTACTTGCTCAAATTTGACAACTCCTACTCCCTTCTGCGCAACAAGATCCTGTTCTTTCATGTATATTACACCAGCTGA
- the TMED8 gene encoding protein TMED8 isoform X1, producing the protein MADAPPAAARPEPPEGAAPSENESSAQNPEPAIASLESKALPCRPQIGLPINTGSVENSRKEDDASEDQDVARPGETLADQIQPLKEQRTPTRINTMLKIAARFIRLFLKRWDIGRLAEPRSYPKEAIVQMTNYRVPQGSGDIVMIQSEHTGAVDILSAELETADLLGEQRKAQPPPLAPASTWTTCKMKEFKTKMGKEKNGRMVVRRGEVVTVRVPTHPDGKRVCWEFATDDYDIGFGVYFDWTPVTSTAITVQVSESSDEEDEDEEEEIEGLTPVGDVERGSKSYLRNRYGEIMPVYRRDSHRDVQAGSHDYPGEGIYLLKFDNSYSLLRNKILFFHVYYTS; encoded by the exons ATGGCGGAcgcgccgcccgccgccgcccggcCGGAGCCGCCGGAGGGGGCCGCGCCCTCAG AGAATGAGTCGTCAGCCCAAAATCCTGAACCTGCAATCGCCTCGTTGGAGTCCAAGGCTTTGCCGTGCAG GCCGCAGATTGGATTACCGATAAATACAGGCTCTGTAGAGAATTCCAGAAAAGAGGATGATGCATCAGAGGACCAGGATGTGGCCAGACCTGGTGAGACACTTGCTGACCAGATACAGCCCCTTAAGGAG CAGAGAACCCCAACTCGCATAAATACGATGTTGAAAATTGCAGCAAGATTCATACGGCTTTTTTTGAAACGTTGGGATATTGGTCGGTTAGCTGAGCCCAGAAGTTATCCAAAG GAAGCCATAGTGCAGATGACCAACTACCGTGTGCCTCAAGGATCAGGTGATATTGTTATGATACAGTCGGAACACACAGGTGCAGTGGATATCCTCTCTGCAGAGCTGGAGACTGCAGACCTCCTCGGTGAGCAGAGGAAAG CTCAGCCGCcacctctggctccagcctccactTGGACCACTTGCAAGATGAAGGAATTCAAGACCAAAATGGGAAAGGAGAAGAATGGTCGGATGGTGGTGAGACGGGGTGAGGTGGTGACGGTCCGGGTGCCAACCCACCCTGATGGGAAGCGTGTCTGCTGGGAGTTTGCAACAGATGACTATGATATTGGCTTCGGGGTCTATTTTGACTGGACTCCTGTCACCAGCACTGCCATTACTGTGCAGGTCAGTGAATCAAGTGacgaagaagatgaagatgaagaggAGGAGATTGAAG GACTCACCCCAGTTGGAGATGTGGAAAGGGGCTCCAAGAGCTATCTGCGAAACCGCTATGGTGAGATCATGCCTGTGTATCGGAGGGACAGCCACCGTGacgtgcaggcaggcagccatgaTTATCCAGGCGAAGGCATCTACTTGCTCAAATTTGACAACTCCTACTCCCTTCTGCGCAACAAGATCCTGTTCTTTCATGTATATTACACCAGCTGA
- the SAMD15 gene encoding sterile alpha motif domain-containing protein 15 has translation MEPAPEPERGPSCLAWSPREVAAWVARLGFPQYEDCFIANSVTGRKLVHVHCRSLPQMGITNFEHMKEISRHVRELLGITEPLWSRSIALPYRDNMGLFLEHKAPTGKTADALTFSKFVHEAGLKPYAITMSLQKAQTDLNTDNLTISPCIQEAKTEPHAIIPL, from the exons ATGGAGCCGGCGCCCGAGCCCGAGCGGGGCCCGAGCTGCCTGGCCTGGAGCCCCCGCGAGGTGGCGGCCTGGGTGGCGCGGCTCGGCTTCCCGCAGTACGAG GACTGCTTCATCGCCAACAGCGTCACAGGCCGCAAGCTGGTCCATGTGCACTGCCGCAGCCTGCCGCAGATGGGCATCACCAATTTCGAGCATATGAAG GAGATTTCAAGGCATGTGCGGGAACTGTTGGGGATTACAGAGCCTCTCTGGAGCAGAAGCATTGCCCTCCCCTACAGGGACAACATGGGCTTGTTTCTAGAGCACAAAGCCCCAACTGGCAAGACAGCAGATGCCCTCACCTTCTCCAAGTTTGTTCATGAAGCAGGACTGAAACCATATGCCATAACTATGTCTTTGCAAAAAGCCCAAACTGATCTGAACACAGACAATCTCACCATTTCCCCGTGCATCCAAGAAGCAAAAACAGAGCCACATGCTATAATTCCACTCTGA